The Haloarcula sp. DT43 genome includes a region encoding these proteins:
- a CDS encoding RNA-guided endonuclease InsQ/TnpB family protein, with the protein MTELTKTLELKLVDPNAHKREKLRETRGAYQQALQEAFDASCTTLGEANDIVGDYELSGYAKNALKRYVPQLTTTYGANELSDDHPVRFTNEGVKIDHKPGNTIQWYVKIPHHEDYHLWVPAQPNPEQRDWLEAVIAGDADVGEGRLLKRDGTWYFHLIATRDIPINSEVPPEQRTPIGVDIGEASLVTVCHRDEHGFPTTPELWTDEGKTVRRLRKRYFTTMRRLQSRESERIADTFGDELWAQIDDILHTVTREVVEYAEAVETPVLVLEDLTYIQESMDYGDYLNRRLHGWGFAKLHAQITYKAVERGIPIATVDPRNTSQECHMCGEGGTRPQQATFRCSNDACWVEEYQADINAALNIADCYLSGESRSREHENDDDSAEDGASLTGPQDNQADAETQQATLGTYTS; encoded by the coding sequence GTGACTGAACTCACAAAAACGCTAGAACTGAAACTTGTAGACCCGAACGCACACAAGCGGGAGAAGCTCCGTGAGACGCGGGGGGCCTACCAGCAAGCGCTCCAAGAGGCCTTCGACGCCAGCTGTACCACTCTGGGGGAAGCGAACGACATCGTGGGTGACTACGAGTTGAGCGGTTACGCGAAGAACGCCCTGAAGCGGTATGTCCCGCAGCTGACGACGACCTATGGAGCAAATGAACTCAGTGACGATCACCCTGTCCGCTTCACGAACGAGGGGGTGAAGATCGACCACAAGCCCGGAAACACGATCCAGTGGTACGTCAAAATTCCACACCACGAAGACTACCACCTCTGGGTACCAGCACAGCCGAACCCTGAACAACGGGACTGGCTTGAAGCAGTGATTGCTGGCGATGCAGACGTGGGGGAAGGTCGTTTGCTCAAGCGGGATGGAACGTGGTATTTCCATCTCATCGCGACCCGGGACATCCCAATCAACTCCGAGGTACCTCCCGAACAACGTACCCCCATTGGTGTCGATATCGGGGAGGCAAGTCTCGTCACGGTGTGTCACCGCGACGAGCATGGGTTCCCGACAACCCCTGAACTCTGGACGGATGAAGGGAAGACTGTTCGTCGACTCCGCAAGCGCTACTTCACCACGATGCGGCGACTCCAAAGTCGTGAGAGCGAACGGATTGCAGACACCTTTGGCGACGAGTTGTGGGCGCAAATCGATGATATCCTCCACACCGTCACCAGGGAAGTGGTGGAGTACGCCGAGGCAGTCGAGACGCCGGTTCTCGTGCTCGAGGACCTCACCTACATCCAGGAGTCGATGGACTACGGGGACTACTTGAATCGCCGGCTTCACGGCTGGGGATTCGCAAAACTCCACGCACAGATCACGTACAAAGCCGTAGAAAGAGGGATCCCCATTGCGACAGTCGACCCGCGGAATACCTCTCAAGAGTGCCATATGTGCGGTGAAGGGGGAACCCGGCCTCAACAGGCGACGTTCAGGTGCTCCAACGACGCCTGTTGGGTCGAAGAGTACCAGGCAGACATCAACGCCGCACTCAACATCGCAGATTGCTACCTCAGCGGAGAGAGTCGTTCCAGAGAACACGAGAACGACGATGACTCGGCTGAGGATGGGGCCTCGTTGACCGGGCCACAAGACAACCAAGCCGATGCTGAAACCCAGCAGGCGACGCTTGGAACGTATACGTCTTGA
- a CDS encoding CDC48 family AAA ATPase: MRLIVKPLDRQIAGKGIAAIDREAMSELGIDNGDFVTIEGESGSTVVRVRQGQAGERQRGIIGIDGQTRKTIGARLDRIVSVEEADVEPASQLSIALPDGLQIRGDLAPYLRQKLADRAVQAGQTVPLSLGLGSVMGRSNRRIPIRIVDSEPGGTVIVTQTTTVEVVEQSAESVSGGRDSESADSPESPSVTYEDVGGLNDELDQVREMIELPMTHPELFQALGIEPPQGVLLHGPPGTGKTLIAKAVANEIDANFSTISGPEIMSKYHGESEERLREVFEDAGENEPSIIFIDEIDSIAPKRDDTQGEVERRVVAQLLSLMDGLEDRGQVTVIGTTNRVDSIDNALRRGGRFDREIEIGAPDTEGRHEVLQIHTREMPIADDVDLQQYADNTHGFVGADLESLVREAAMNALRRVRPDLDLEGDEISAETLETLEVTEQDLRSALREIDPSALREVFVEKPDVTWDDVGGLAETKERLQEAIEWPLAYPDAYKQVDLQSTKGILLHGPPGTGKTLLAKAVANEAQSNFISVKGPELFDKYVGESEKGVREIFEKARSNAPTVIFFDEIDAIASKRGSGGGDNQVGERVVSQLLTELDGLEELEDVVVIAATNRPDLIDDALTRAGRIERKIEVGVPDEATRREILTIHTRNRPLADDVDLDQLAADMDGLVGADVAALCRGAATGAVREHVRSQSSDEPTAVEDIVLTQAHFEAALEEITAED, encoded by the coding sequence ATGAGACTCATTGTTAAGCCACTCGACAGGCAAATTGCAGGGAAGGGTATCGCAGCAATTGACCGAGAGGCGATGTCGGAACTCGGGATCGATAACGGCGATTTCGTCACTATCGAAGGTGAGAGCGGGTCTACAGTGGTCCGTGTTCGGCAAGGACAGGCTGGTGAGCGACAGCGCGGAATCATCGGCATCGACGGGCAAACACGCAAAACAATCGGCGCCCGACTCGACCGAATCGTTTCCGTCGAGGAGGCCGATGTCGAGCCAGCGAGCCAGTTGTCGATTGCGCTCCCAGACGGCCTGCAAATCCGTGGCGACCTCGCCCCGTATCTCCGCCAGAAGCTCGCCGACCGAGCTGTGCAGGCGGGACAGACCGTCCCGCTCTCACTCGGACTCGGCTCGGTGATGGGGCGCTCGAACCGCCGAATTCCGATCCGTATCGTCGACAGCGAGCCTGGAGGGACCGTGATCGTTACGCAAACGACTACCGTCGAGGTGGTCGAGCAGTCCGCCGAATCCGTCAGTGGCGGCCGGGACAGTGAGTCGGCTGACAGCCCGGAATCACCAAGCGTCACATACGAAGACGTCGGGGGACTCAACGACGAACTCGATCAAGTTCGGGAGATGATTGAGCTGCCGATGACCCATCCCGAGCTGTTTCAGGCACTCGGTATCGAGCCACCACAGGGCGTCTTGCTCCACGGGCCGCCCGGGACCGGCAAAACGCTGATCGCAAAGGCAGTCGCCAACGAGATAGACGCTAACTTTTCGACGATTTCCGGCCCGGAGATCATGTCGAAATATCACGGCGAAAGCGAGGAACGACTCCGTGAGGTCTTCGAAGACGCCGGCGAAAACGAACCGTCGATAATCTTCATCGACGAAATCGACTCCATCGCCCCGAAGCGAGACGATACCCAGGGTGAGGTCGAGCGCCGAGTGGTGGCGCAATTGCTCTCCCTGATGGATGGCCTGGAAGACCGCGGTCAAGTGACGGTTATCGGGACGACCAACCGCGTCGATTCCATCGACAACGCGCTCCGGCGTGGCGGCCGGTTCGACCGCGAAATCGAAATCGGCGCTCCCGACACCGAGGGCAGACACGAAGTCCTCCAAATTCACACCCGAGAGATGCCCATTGCCGACGATGTCGACCTCCAGCAGTACGCGGACAACACACACGGGTTCGTCGGCGCAGACCTGGAAAGCCTCGTCCGCGAGGCGGCGATGAACGCGCTCCGACGGGTCCGCCCGGATCTAGATCTCGAAGGTGACGAAATTAGCGCCGAGACGCTTGAAACGCTCGAGGTCACCGAACAGGACCTCCGGTCAGCGCTTCGGGAGATCGACCCCAGCGCACTCCGAGAGGTGTTCGTCGAGAAACCCGACGTCACGTGGGACGACGTGGGGGGACTTGCAGAGACCAAAGAGCGACTGCAGGAGGCCATCGAATGGCCCCTTGCCTATCCGGATGCGTACAAGCAGGTCGACCTCCAGTCGACGAAGGGAATTCTGCTGCATGGGCCGCCCGGTACAGGGAAAACCCTTCTAGCGAAGGCCGTCGCGAACGAGGCCCAGTCGAACTTCATCTCCGTGAAGGGGCCGGAACTGTTCGACAAGTACGTCGGTGAAAGCGAAAAAGGGGTCCGGGAAATCTTCGAGAAGGCTCGATCGAATGCCCCCACCGTCATCTTCTTCGACGAAATCGACGCTATCGCAAGCAAGCGTGGCAGCGGTGGCGGGGACAATCAGGTCGGTGAACGCGTCGTGTCGCAGCTGCTGACTGAACTCGACGGGCTGGAGGAGTTGGAGGATGTGGTCGTTATCGCGGCCACGAACCGGCCAGACCTCATCGACGACGCGCTCACCCGTGCGGGCCGAATTGAGCGAAAGATCGAGGTCGGCGTGCCTGACGAGGCGACCCGACGCGAGATTTTGACGATCCATACCCGCAATCGGCCACTGGCCGACGATGTCGACCTCGACCAACTCGCTGCTGACATGGATGGCTTGGTGGGTGCCGATGTGGCCGCACTCTGTCGTGGCGCGGCCACTGGCGCCGTTCGCGAGCACGTCCGATCCCAGTCCAGTGACGAACCGACCGCTGTCGAGGATATCGTGCTGACGCAAGCGCATTTCGAGGCAGCACTCGAAGAGATCACAGCCGAGGACTAA
- a CDS encoding TIGR00366 family protein, translating into MLSLLRQFGERCSDLSEEYIPDPYVIAIVLTFVAGAAAMATGAGPRATLTAWTGGVWSLLPFMAAISILLMTGDAIAKSPTFTRGLERLARLPNSRFTAVWFTSFVAMAAAVVSWAIGLIVGAIMAKRVAYECQEKGITVHYPLLAAAGYTSLMVFHGGLSSSVGLLMADPQLIPGTFPDYIRDGIPLAQTIGSRTNIVTTGSLLLVVPVIMGLLHPEDGIRELPRATYRDIDRVVTEAMADPTTDGGTPARSVADRLNDSRVIGLAIAVFPAFFVVNAWFLRAGGISNLTLNSINALFLLGAILLWVRPSAIVAQMKDSVTNISGIIFQFPFYAGIAGLLTGTGLATVIVEFFGAFATPATWPVIGVFVAGVVNVFIPSGGGQWVAMGPIMLDITTGFGYGPEQAVIIEMLGDQLTNMIQPFWAIPLLAIADLRARDIIGYTTVAMLGGLVIVCGWLTVFLVLL; encoded by the coding sequence GTGCTCAGCCTGCTCCGTCAGTTCGGCGAGCGATGTTCGGACCTCTCCGAGGAATACATCCCCGACCCCTACGTCATCGCCATCGTCCTCACGTTCGTCGCCGGCGCCGCCGCGATGGCGACCGGGGCCGGTCCGCGGGCGACCCTGACCGCCTGGACTGGTGGCGTCTGGAGTCTCCTCCCGTTCATGGCCGCAATCTCGATCCTGCTGATGACCGGCGATGCCATCGCGAAGTCCCCGACGTTCACGCGCGGCCTTGAGCGGCTGGCACGACTGCCAAACTCACGGTTCACGGCTGTCTGGTTCACGTCGTTCGTGGCGATGGCCGCTGCCGTCGTCTCTTGGGCCATTGGCCTCATCGTCGGCGCCATCATGGCCAAACGCGTCGCTTACGAGTGTCAAGAGAAGGGTATCACCGTCCACTACCCACTGCTGGCGGCGGCTGGCTACACCAGTCTCATGGTGTTCCACGGCGGGCTGTCATCGTCGGTGGGGCTGTTGATGGCCGATCCACAGCTCATCCCGGGGACATTCCCCGACTACATCAGGGACGGCATCCCGCTTGCGCAGACGATCGGTAGCCGCACGAATATCGTGACCACGGGCTCGCTCCTCCTCGTCGTCCCGGTCATCATGGGGTTGCTCCATCCCGAAGACGGGATTCGGGAACTCCCTCGGGCGACCTACCGGGACATCGACCGGGTGGTCACCGAGGCGATGGCCGACCCGACGACCGATGGCGGCACCCCCGCTCGCTCCGTCGCGGACCGGCTCAACGACTCGCGGGTGATTGGGCTGGCTATCGCCGTCTTCCCCGCGTTCTTCGTCGTTAATGCGTGGTTCCTCAGAGCCGGTGGAATCTCAAATCTGACGCTCAACAGTATCAACGCACTCTTTCTCCTGGGTGCGATTCTCCTGTGGGTACGCCCATCCGCCATCGTCGCTCAGATGAAAGACAGCGTCACCAACATCTCCGGAATCATCTTCCAGTTTCCGTTCTACGCCGGCATCGCCGGCCTACTGACAGGGACCGGCCTGGCGACGGTGATTGTTGAGTTCTTCGGCGCGTTCGCCACACCGGCCACCTGGCCCGTCATCGGCGTCTTCGTGGCGGGGGTCGTCAATGTCTTCATCCCGTCGGGTGGCGGCCAATGGGTCGCGATGGGACCGATTATGCTGGACATCACGACTGGCTTCGGATACGGCCCCGAGCAGGCCGTCATCATCGAGATGCTGGGCGACCAGTTGACGAACATGATCCAGCCGTTCTGGGCGATTCCACTCCTCGCAATCGCCGACCTTCGTGCCCGTGATATCATTGGCTACACCACGGTTGCGATGCTGGGTGGGCTCGTCATCGTGTGTGGCTGGCTGACTGTGTTCCTCGTCTTGCTCTGA
- a CDS encoding patatin-like phospholipase family protein: MSDDPTKVAIACQGGGSHTAFTAGALQRLLPEICKAGYDIVGFSGTSGGAVCALLGWYGTVSPDHAPSALLGEFWNDLKAHQPAERYLNDLAVGTAELRTMGVPFPQFSPGQTPAGIIGQRQFRRLLEDHVDFEHARDLSTVLRERERREGLIHPALLISAIDVLNGEFRVFRGREMCAEAILASAAEPGLFGAIEIDGRQYWDGLFSKNPPVRDFSTTDDIPDPDEVWVIQINPSERSKVPRSLHDIEDRRNELSGNTSLEQEVAFIKQVNEWVDAGYLPDRYTHTDIERVQFDEELRWSTKLDRSPAFIEALFRTGRERADRFLTERRE, translated from the coding sequence ATGAGTGACGACCCAACGAAGGTCGCGATCGCCTGCCAGGGTGGCGGCAGCCACACGGCGTTCACTGCCGGGGCGTTACAACGGCTCCTGCCGGAGATCTGCAAGGCGGGCTACGATATCGTGGGATTCTCCGGGACCTCCGGCGGTGCTGTCTGTGCGCTGCTGGGCTGGTATGGCACCGTCAGCCCCGACCACGCCCCCAGCGCGCTACTTGGGGAGTTTTGGAACGACCTGAAAGCCCACCAGCCGGCCGAGCGGTACCTGAACGACCTCGCGGTCGGGACCGCCGAGTTGCGGACCATGGGCGTTCCATTCCCGCAGTTCAGCCCAGGACAGACACCCGCCGGCATCATCGGACAGCGACAGTTCCGACGTCTCCTCGAGGACCACGTCGACTTCGAGCACGCACGCGATTTGAGTACGGTCCTCCGTGAGCGCGAGCGGCGCGAGGGCCTCATCCATCCGGCCCTGCTCATCAGCGCTATCGACGTCCTGAACGGGGAGTTTCGCGTGTTCCGTGGGCGGGAGATGTGTGCCGAGGCGATCCTCGCCAGCGCGGCCGAACCCGGCCTGTTCGGCGCCATCGAAATCGACGGCCGGCAGTACTGGGATGGCCTGTTCTCGAAGAACCCGCCAGTACGGGACTTCTCGACGACCGACGATATCCCCGATCCGGACGAGGTCTGGGTCATCCAGATTAATCCGTCCGAGCGGTCGAAGGTGCCGCGGTCACTCCACGACATCGAGGACCGGCGAAACGAACTCAGCGGCAACACCTCCCTCGAACAGGAGGTGGCGTTCATCAAGCAGGTCAACGAGTGGGTCGACGCCGGCTACCTGCCCGACCGGTACACACATACGGACATCGAGCGGGTCCAGTTCGACGAGGAGCTCCGCTGGTCGACGAAACTCGACCGGTCGCCCGCGTTCATCGAGGCGCTGTTCCGGACCGGTCGCGAACGGGCTGACCGGTTCCTGACAGAGCGCCGCGAGTAA
- a CDS encoding SDR family NAD(P)-dependent oxidoreductase, with translation MTVEEAMAKYGPSEITRDNLLTIDDPNYVADNVAIVTGGGAGIGRAVSLAFAANGLTVLATDRDEAGLAAVEAEAEELDLPGDIVTVTANLTDDADLERIVDTATFHGSPRYLINNAGIQTVAPIESFPVEKYDLMHDVMQRAPLLLTKHCLPHFRANDDGRGVVGNMCSVHGHIVTKDKVAYNTTKFGLRGLTQSIAAEGEGKVRAFTVSTAYVKTALVAKQLPDTADRRNMTVDEVVEKVMLERTRVKDMMEPYEVANLFVMGCSHHSSHLNGGDMTHEGGMSLTY, from the coding sequence ATGACCGTCGAGGAGGCGATGGCGAAATACGGACCCAGCGAAATCACCCGTGACAATCTTCTGACGATCGATGACCCGAATTACGTAGCCGACAATGTCGCCATCGTCACCGGTGGCGGGGCGGGCATCGGCCGGGCGGTGTCACTTGCCTTCGCGGCCAACGGCCTCACAGTTCTCGCGACCGACAGAGACGAGGCCGGCCTCGCGGCTGTCGAGGCGGAGGCCGAGGAACTCGACCTCCCCGGGGATATCGTCACTGTCACTGCCAACCTGACCGACGACGCTGACCTCGAACGCATCGTCGACACGGCGACGTTTCACGGGTCGCCCCGGTACCTGATTAACAACGCCGGCATCCAGACCGTCGCACCGATTGAGTCGTTCCCGGTCGAGAAGTACGACCTGATGCACGACGTGATGCAACGGGCGCCGCTACTGCTCACGAAACACTGCCTTCCGCATTTCCGCGCAAACGATGATGGCCGCGGCGTCGTCGGGAACATGTGCTCGGTCCACGGCCACATCGTCACGAAAGACAAGGTCGCCTACAACACGACCAAATTCGGCCTCCGAGGGCTCACCCAGTCCATCGCCGCCGAAGGCGAGGGGAAAGTCCGTGCCTTTACTGTCAGTACCGCCTACGTCAAGACCGCACTGGTCGCCAAGCAGTTGCCCGACACGGCCGACCGGCGGAACATGACTGTCGACGAGGTCGTCGAGAAAGTGATGCTCGAGCGCACCCGCGTCAAAGACATGATGGAACCCTACGAGGTGGCGAATCTATTCGTGATGGGATGCTCACACCACAGCAGCCACCTCAACGGGGGGGACATGACCCACGAGGGCGGCATGAGCCTGACCTACTGA
- a CDS encoding cation:proton antiporter produces MSAFLSGASELHSVLPFDQPVVVLALALVSFLLAPILIERVGLPGIVGIVLAGTVLGPNGVGILALGDAVVLLGNAGLVYLLFIVGLELDLRRFLQAPQDAALFGGVSFGLPFVVGTGVCMVVLGFDFWAAMLLSAVFATHTLLAYPVVNKLDVTTNPAVTAVFGGILFTDTAGLVVLALSLGVIQDGLSLWLVGQIAVTLVALFGGLWLVIPLLARWFFRNTSQESYFEFLFVAVVIFGSASLAEGLGLAPILGAFIAGIALNRQIIRGGTLINRIEFTGNALFIPFFLLYVGMLVDPAVLLAGTETLWIATVILGVMLSTKVVAAVGVAAIKGYSRNATGVLVGLSVGQAAAALAITLLGFEAGVFASEVLNAVVVMILVSAIVSPWVTERYGRRLATEGEAATSAPEPYDPRILLPLTQAAELQRRLLDLAFALKDDPSLTPVHLLTVLSPDASDEELAAAERELDRAAETGSEAEVPVKIETRIDHSVASGIAHAAVETRADLVLLGWGGEISLKGHVFGTIIDQVRDRTTDPVLVSRLGRPINTTSRVLLVLPPAIGHHEGFAESVYLVKRIARNLGAPLEVIAVDSLLARESYKRLIGDVPPEMTVTVSTVDGWDGLRDRLQAAGQADLVVPLKPREGSLGWTPELRGLPADIVDAPPEAFVVVTPRQGDPGYAARFLRIG; encoded by the coding sequence ATGAGCGCATTCCTTTCCGGCGCATCAGAACTTCATTCTGTACTCCCATTCGACCAACCGGTCGTCGTGCTGGCACTCGCGCTCGTTTCGTTTTTGCTTGCGCCGATTCTTATTGAGCGAGTCGGCCTGCCGGGAATCGTCGGAATCGTCCTCGCTGGGACGGTACTCGGTCCAAACGGAGTAGGTATCTTGGCACTCGGCGACGCAGTCGTCCTGCTCGGGAACGCAGGCCTCGTCTACTTGTTGTTCATCGTCGGGCTGGAACTCGACTTACGTCGCTTCCTCCAGGCGCCACAGGATGCTGCGCTCTTCGGTGGGGTCAGTTTCGGTTTGCCGTTCGTCGTCGGGACCGGCGTCTGCATGGTCGTCCTCGGGTTCGACTTCTGGGCAGCGATGTTGTTGTCGGCAGTTTTCGCCACCCACACACTGCTTGCCTATCCCGTCGTTAACAAACTCGACGTGACGACAAACCCTGCCGTTACGGCCGTCTTCGGTGGGATACTCTTCACTGACACGGCAGGGCTCGTGGTACTGGCGCTCTCCCTAGGCGTCATTCAGGACGGCCTGTCGCTCTGGCTGGTCGGCCAGATTGCAGTCACGCTCGTTGCCCTGTTCGGTGGCCTCTGGCTGGTCATCCCCCTGCTTGCCCGCTGGTTCTTTCGCAACACCAGCCAGGAGAGCTACTTTGAGTTCCTCTTCGTCGCCGTGGTTATCTTTGGATCCGCGAGCCTCGCCGAGGGGCTGGGACTGGCCCCCATCCTTGGGGCCTTCATCGCCGGAATCGCCCTCAACCGGCAGATCATACGAGGTGGCACGCTCATAAACCGAATCGAATTCACCGGAAACGCTCTGTTCATCCCGTTTTTTCTGTTGTATGTGGGGATGCTCGTTGATCCCGCGGTCCTCCTTGCGGGCACAGAGACACTCTGGATCGCGACGGTGATTCTCGGGGTGATGCTCTCGACGAAAGTCGTCGCCGCCGTCGGTGTGGCCGCGATTAAGGGCTACAGCCGTAACGCGACCGGCGTGCTTGTCGGCCTCTCTGTTGGTCAGGCGGCTGCAGCGCTGGCAATCACGCTGCTTGGGTTTGAGGCGGGTGTGTTCGCTTCCGAAGTTCTCAACGCTGTCGTCGTGATGATCCTCGTCTCCGCAATCGTCAGCCCATGGGTGACCGAACGCTACGGGCGCCGTCTTGCCACCGAGGGGGAGGCAGCCACGAGTGCGCCCGAGCCCTACGATCCGCGAATTCTCCTCCCACTGACCCAGGCTGCCGAACTCCAGCGACGCCTGTTGGACTTGGCCTTCGCGCTGAAAGACGATCCCTCGTTGACGCCGGTCCATCTCCTGACAGTGCTCAGCCCTGATGCTAGCGACGAGGAACTGGCTGCGGCCGAGAGGGAACTGGACCGCGCGGCCGAAACCGGCAGCGAAGCGGAGGTTCCAGTCAAAATCGAAACCCGAATCGACCACAGTGTCGCATCCGGCATCGCTCACGCGGCCGTCGAGACCCGGGCCGACCTCGTGCTGCTGGGCTGGGGAGGGGAGATATCCCTCAAGGGGCATGTGTTCGGTACTATCATCGACCAAGTCCGTGACCGCACGACTGATCCAGTGCTTGTCTCGCGACTCGGGCGGCCAATCAACACGACGTCACGGGTGCTCCTCGTATTACCCCCGGCAATTGGCCATCACGAGGGGTTCGCCGAGAGCGTCTATCTCGTCAAGCGCATCGCTCGGAACCTCGGTGCACCGCTTGAGGTAATCGCTGTCGACAGTCTGCTCGCGCGTGAGTCCTACAAACGACTGATTGGAGACGTTCCCCCTGAAATGACCGTGACTGTCTCGACTGTAGACGGCTGGGATGGTCTCCGCGACCGCCTCCAGGCGGCGGGCCAGGCAGACCTCGTCGTTCCTCTGAAACCGCGAGAGGGAAGTCTTGGCTGGACACCAGAACTCCGCGGACTCCCTGCAGACATTGTTGACGCTCCGCCAGAGGCGTTCGTCGTCGTCACACCGCGGCAGGGTGACCCCGGATACGCCGCACGGTTTTTGCGGATCGGGTGA
- a CDS encoding hemolysin family protein — protein MVLTLVAFGIVAICLLTAISAFFSSSELAVFSVTRHRVDALAAADAPGAAALAKLRANPHRFLVTALVSNNVANIAAASVATAVLVEFLPANQAATGATVFTSFFVIVFGEIAPKSYAVANAEQHALRVARPVVALQRVLRPILFVFEVTTGAINRVTGGESNFEAYLTREEIETIVLSGETSGVLDRDEGTIIRRVLNLEETTIRGVMVPRTAMVAVSTDATLDDAIETSWREHVARMPVYGDTRDDIRGVVDVRDLLRVRSEGGTLDDAMTPPVFVPGTKPVDELLTEMQIEGSQMAIVVDEFGTVVGLATFEDVIEEVVGEIFDSEDTDPIRVVDADTAVVTGWATVDYVNERLGIEIQTDGPFETVAGLVNHHAGRLGEEGDRIELGDIVVTVLDTNQRRVRRVRIDWSGDAETPDGSLSTDSKPATDDI, from the coding sequence ATGGTTCTCACGCTGGTGGCTTTCGGTATCGTAGCGATCTGCCTGCTAACGGCGATCAGTGCCTTCTTCTCGAGCAGCGAACTGGCAGTCTTTTCAGTCACTCGTCACCGTGTCGACGCACTCGCCGCGGCCGATGCACCTGGTGCAGCGGCACTAGCGAAGCTGCGAGCGAATCCCCATCGATTCCTCGTCACAGCGCTCGTCAGCAACAATGTGGCGAACATCGCAGCCGCAAGCGTCGCCACCGCTGTTCTGGTGGAATTCCTGCCTGCCAATCAGGCCGCGACTGGGGCAACGGTATTTACGAGCTTTTTTGTTATCGTGTTCGGCGAGATCGCTCCCAAGTCCTATGCCGTCGCTAACGCCGAGCAGCACGCGCTGCGCGTCGCCCGACCAGTCGTCGCACTCCAGCGGGTACTCCGGCCAATCCTGTTCGTCTTCGAGGTCACGACCGGGGCGATAAACCGCGTCACAGGCGGCGAGTCGAATTTCGAGGCCTATCTCACGAGAGAGGAGATCGAGACAATCGTTCTGAGCGGCGAGACCAGCGGCGTCCTTGACCGCGACGAGGGGACGATAATCCGCCGTGTCCTCAACCTAGAGGAGACGACAATCAGAGGGGTAATGGTCCCGCGAACCGCGATGGTTGCGGTGTCCACCGACGCGACCCTCGATGATGCAATCGAAACCAGTTGGCGCGAGCACGTGGCACGGATGCCAGTGTACGGCGATACCCGCGACGACATCCGCGGGGTCGTCGACGTGCGTGACCTCCTTCGGGTCCGCTCCGAGGGAGGAACGCTTGACGATGCGATGACGCCACCCGTATTCGTCCCCGGAACCAAGCCGGTCGACGAATTGCTCACAGAGATGCAAATCGAAGGCTCCCAGATGGCTATCGTCGTTGACGAATTCGGCACTGTTGTGGGACTCGCGACGTTCGAGGATGTGATTGAGGAAGTCGTCGGCGAAATATTCGATAGCGAGGACACCGATCCAATACGCGTAGTCGATGCCGACACTGCCGTCGTCACCGGGTGGGCGACCGTCGATTATGTGAACGAACGTCTCGGAATCGAGATTCAGACGGACGGACCATTCGAAACTGTCGCCGGACTCGTCAACCACCACGCCGGGAGACTAGGTGAAGAGGGCGACCGGATAGAACTTGGGGATATCGTGGTAACGGTGCTCGATACGAACCAGCGACGCGTCCGCCGTGTCCGCATTGACTGGAGCGGGGACGCGGAGACTCCTGATGGCTCGCTGAGTACAGACTCCAAACCCGCTACCGACGATATCTGA
- a CDS encoding chemotaxis protein CheW, with the protein MSTTGTSRNATPDEQVLTFTLGDERYCLGIEYVVELADSEEMTSLPNTEEFVEDIMELRGRTTTIINPTKILETDRKDLFTDGGNSEHRIVVLDGEGIDTVSSVGWVVSEVF; encoded by the coding sequence ATGAGTACCACAGGCACGTCTCGGAACGCGACGCCAGACGAACAGGTGCTGACGTTCACCCTCGGGGATGAACGCTACTGTCTCGGGATCGAATACGTGGTAGAACTCGCCGATAGCGAGGAAATGACGTCACTGCCGAACACAGAAGAGTTCGTTGAAGACATCATGGAACTACGGGGCCGTACCACGACTATCATCAACCCAACCAAGATTTTAGAAACCGATCGGAAAGACCTGTTCACCGACGGTGGGAACAGTGAGCATCGAATTGTCGTGTTGGACGGTGAGGGAATCGATACCGTATCCTCAGTTGGGTGGGTGGTCTCTGAAGTTTTTTGA